Within Cumulibacter manganitolerans, the genomic segment AACGACTACAACACCCCGGCGCGGCACGCGTACGAGCGGTGCGGCTTCCGTGCGGTGGCCGAGCAGATGGTCGTGCTGTTCTGAGCCCTAGTCGGCCGGCCGCACGCCGAGCGTGACGAACGACTCGGACGGGGACGGCTCCTTGCCGCAGGAGGCCGGACGCGGCGGGTTGCGGCGCTCGACGACCTCGGCGCGCCACCGCGTGCCGGCGGCATCCAGGAGCACGCCGCCGGTCGGGTCGGCGCCGACGAGGCGCACCGCGTCCACGTCCGGCGCGCCGAGCTGCCGGCGCAGCGCGATGTCGGCGGACTGTGCCCGCGCCGGGAGGTGGCTGAGGCCGCGCAGCGCCTCGACGACGACCTCGCCGCGCGCCGCCAGGCGCAGCGCGCGTCGCGCGGTCCGGGCGTCGAGCCGTCCGTACACCGCTCCCGCGGGGAGCATCAGGGCGGTTGGCGCGAAGCGATGGCCCCCGAGGTGGCTGCACTCGAAGACCTGGCCGGGTTGCTCGCGCTGCAGCGCCTGCGCGAGCGGGCGCCCCTCGATCGCGCAGCACTGGTCGCGTCTGGCGTGTGTGCACACGAACAGCAGCGGCCGGGCGACCTCGACCGCCGTCGTGTGGACCTCCGCCAGGTCGCCGTCGTACGCCGAGAGGTCCAGGTGGTCCAGCTCGCGGTCGTCGGTGACGCGCGCGCCCACCACCCGCGGGCGGTGCCCGTGCGTCACCGCGAACACCCGCCGCCCGGTGATCGCGCGGCCCGCGCGGTGCGGCGCG encodes:
- a CDS encoding sucrase ferredoxin, which encodes MTQIPAAERCAVRSLAVHEPMAGTADHVRAGYLMIEDPGPWGRGGITDCGLGERGERLSAAAKRAGVKALVFRAPHRAGRAITGRRVFAVTHGHRPRVVGARVTDDRELDHLDLSAYDGDLAEVHTTAVEVARPLLFVCTHARRDQCCAIEGRPLAQALQREQPGQVFECSHLGGHRFAPTALMLPAGAVYGRLDARTARRALRLAARGEVVVEALRGLSHLPARAQSADIALRRQLGAPDVDAVRLVGADPTGGVLLDAAGTRWRAEVVERRNPPRPASCGKEPSPSESFVTLGVRPAD